The stretch of DNA aaattttcatcagttTCAAGTTTAAATGATATGACAAAAGCATTTGGAACCCATAAACTAACAAgtggttttaatatttttggtaCCAAATGAAGTGAAAGATTTGGTACAGTTGTTGATTGAATTTTATGTACAgactaaatacaaaaatttataattaattattaaataaaaaacaagtgttaatgatgatttattaccATTTCATTTGATGGTACATAAAAATCTGAAACAGCAGCAGCTAAATAAAGTAGAGCTTGATTATTCAGTGGTTTTAAAACTTCACATGCAGCTCTTAATAACCAAAGATATTCAGAAAGTGTTGTAAAACAAATTTGaagtagtttattatttttcaatgcttgattatattttaaatacacatcaataacattattagaatatttatcaGCAACTGTTAATGATTGATGACcattttgttcatttaaaacCAACATGTCTAGAAATTTTTGACCTATAAAATGTCGAGCAAATGGCTCCAATGATTTTACTCTGTtggaagataaaaaattagttgattAATTTAGATGATATTAGGATTACTTAATGATTacctaaaaagaaaaataacagcATAACCATGCTCCAAAAAATATTCAGCTGATACTGAGCCTCTTGTTCCAGCactaaaattatcaacatatcTTACTGTATTATGTTCAAGTGGTACTGTTGTTCCTCCActctaaataattatcattaatatattttttattattgtttattaaatatatatatatatatttaattattaaacttacTGTAACAAGTACaactttactatttttttgtacaaattGTTGTAATagttttttactattttccaAATCAGCTGGAGGCTTTTGATTTGCATAAAATTCTTCCCAATTTGATTCagttttatttgacaaattcattttgtttatataactATTGACAAGtgtcaatttaaaatgttcttgtcagtttttttttgtaaattacaaAGTCCATTCTAACCTTAATAATTTAGctcaatgtaaataataataataattgttacaaataaattaataaattagttgaaaaaaaaaatcaattaaaaggaataattatataattaaatcaagataaaaattgaatgacaaatatatttatttactttaaacaatttagtagtaaattacaataaaagaaaattttatttttttgttcaattcaattgataaacattttttgtttttttttttactttttttttcaaaggtaAATTGCGCAATACAAATTACAATTAACCCACCTTACtaaattatcaagataaataatagtagattttgtttttactacgttattttttaacttaacaattgtttatttagtaAGTTGGTGGTTTTGCATGTTCAGTGTCTTTAACTCTATCAGAAGCCcagaactaaaaaaaaaaacaaaagaaaaaataagtaacaataatattgattattaaatatattgtttatattgttgacattaaaaatatataaatatttatttatcaataaaattacctTGTATTGTTTGTCCTTGTAATATTGCCATGGTtctggattttttttgttgatccaTGAAACATCAGGATTACGAGTTGCCAAACGTATCAAATAACCACCAGCTCCAAGAGCTCCAGCAACAAAACAGACATACAAAGGAAGTAgctaaaatattgataacaaaaataaataaattacaaaattatttacaaaaagagagaaagagagagagagatattatgaaagttaattataaataattgtaaaaaataaaaaaaaaaacttacagaTGGATTTTTAGCAATACTGCTTTTTGTCATTCCCTGCATCATCTTGAAAGCTTTTTTAGTTAcgtgatataattatttcaataataaataaaagaacgTATAATATTACACGTCTTTATGACTCTGGTGAACGTAATATTTTGTCCCAGATGATCTTGAATGATCTAGATGACAAAAAAGACGCATTAAGCGCTGCTATTCGAAAGCCATTTTGTTTTTCCTTAAAAAAGCgccaaatttaatttattaaattcatttttttatgttgtcaTCAtcaatgtgtatgtgtgtgtatatatttgatgTATGTCAACTGTTTATGTATTGGTTAAATTAATCAAGCACTGATCAGCATCAAAATATCTGATGAAATTTGTGTTATTTTGTGCAATTatacaacaaatttattataaataattattaaaaattgatttaaaaaatgagttCTGATTATACACATCATAGATGGAGTcatcttaaaaaaatacttgaaagatCAGGTCCTTTTTGTCGTCCTGATTTTGAACCATCATCAAATACATTACcatttttaatggaaaaatgtaaaattttggTTATTGGAGCTGGTGGTTTAGGCTGTGagctattaaaaaatcttgGTTTAATGGGTTTTCATCAAATTCATGTTATTGATATGGATACTATTGaattgtcaaatttaaatagGTAGGTTATGATAATTTCTTATACATAcctaattcaataatttttatatttaataatttaaatattttatttttaatagacaatttttatttcgacaTGCTGATCTTGGTTCATCAAAAGCTGAAGTTGctgcaaaatttataaataatagaatacCAGGATGTAATGTTGTTGCACATTTTTGTATGATACAAGATAAAGATGAATCATTTTATCGTCAATTTCATATAATTGTTTGTGGTCTTGATTCAATTGTAGCTAGAAGATGGATAAATGGAatgttattatcattattagtaTATGAAGATGGTGAACTTGATCAAGAATCAATAATACCAATGGTTGATGGTGGTACTGAAGGTTTTAAAGGTAATTCACGTGTTATATTACCAGGTTTAACAGCATGTATTGAATGTACACTTGATTTATATCCACCACAAGTAACATATCCACTTTGTACAATTGCAAATACACCACGTTTACCAGAACATTGTATTGAATATGTTAAAGTTATACAATGGCCAAAAGAAAATCCATTTGATTGTATTATTGATGGTGATGATCCACTTCATATTAATTGgatatatgaaaaatcaattgaaagaTCAATACAATTTGGTATTAGAGGTTTAACATATAGACTTGTACAAggtgttgttaaaaatattataccagCAGTTGCATCAACAAATGCAACAATTGCTGCAACTTGTGCAACTGAAGTATTTAAATTAGCAACAAGTTGTTGTGCATcacttaataattatatggtattaaataatttagatggtatttatacatatacatatgaagctgaaaaaaaaagtgattgtCTTGCATGTAGTGAAATACCACgtgaaattgaattaattgatggtaatattaaattaaaagaatttattgatttattatgtCAAAGACAtgatttacaaatgaaaaatccaGGACTTACTGTTGCTAAtgttgatggaaaaaataaaacactatACATGCAAACAGTACCAagtattgaagaaaaaacacGTGTTAATTTGGGTAAATCATTGACAGAGC from Aphidius gifuensis isolate YNYX2018 linkage group LG4, ASM1490517v1, whole genome shotgun sequence encodes:
- the LOC122854346 gene encoding uncharacterized protein C4B3.18 → MNLSNKTESNWEEFYANQKPPADLENSKKLLQQFVQKNSKVVLVTSGGTTVPLEHNTVRYVDNFSAGTRGSVSAEYFLEHGYAVIFLFRVKSLEPFARHFIGQKFLDMLVLNEQNGHQSLTVADKYSNNVIDVYLKYNQALKNNKLLQICFTTLSEYLWLLRAACEVLKPLNNQALLYLAAAVSDFYVPSNEMSVHKIQSTTVPNLSLHLVPKILKPLVSLWVPNAFVISFKLETDENLLISKARKALNNYKHSLVIANMLQNRKQQVVMVTANEDYKINLTQEQLNNGEEIEKYIVADVVNKHEQSIIKN
- the LOC122854348 gene encoding cytochrome c oxidase subunit NDUFA4; its protein translation is MMQGMTKSSIAKNPSLLPLYVCFVAGALGAGGYLIRLATRNPDVSWINKKNPEPWQYYKDKQYKFWASDRVKDTEHAKPPTY
- the LOC122854345 gene encoding NEDD8-activating enzyme E1 catalytic subunit — protein: MSSDYTHHRWSHLKKILERSGPFCRPDFEPSSNTLPFLMEKCKILVIGAGGLGCELLKNLGLMGFHQIHVIDMDTIELSNLNRQFLFRHADLGSSKAEVAAKFINNRIPGCNVVAHFCMIQDKDESFYRQFHIIVCGLDSIVARRWINGMLLSLLVYEDGELDQESIIPMVDGGTEGFKGNSRVILPGLTACIECTLDLYPPQVTYPLCTIANTPRLPEHCIEYVKVIQWPKENPFDCIIDGDDPLHINWIYEKSIERSIQFGIRGLTYRLVQGVVKNIIPAVASTNATIAATCATEVFKLATSCCASLNNYMVLNNLDGIYTYTYEAEKKSDCLACSEIPREIELIDGNIKLKEFIDLLCQRHDLQMKNPGLTVANVDGKNKTLYMQTVPSIEEKTRVNLGKSLTELGLTDGMEINVADITTPNTITLKLKFKNTDIEMA